A portion of the Halodesulfovibrio aestuarii DSM 17919 = ATCC 29578 genome contains these proteins:
- the gcvH gene encoding glycine cleavage system protein GcvH yields the protein MAYPENLLYSKSHEWTKIEGEEAIIGITSFAQEQLGDITFVELPEVGDTLEVGDEMGSIESVKAASELYIPVSGEVIAINEDLEDAPEKVNESPFEGGWLIKVKLSEEPKGLLSASEYAELVANEAH from the coding sequence ATGGCCTACCCAGAAAATCTTCTTTACAGCAAAAGCCACGAATGGACCAAAATTGAAGGTGAAGAAGCTATCATCGGTATTACCAGCTTTGCACAGGAACAGCTTGGCGACATCACTTTTGTTGAGCTTCCTGAAGTTGGTGACACTCTTGAAGTCGGCGACGAAATGGGCTCCATCGAATCCGTTAAAGCTGCAAGCGAGCTCTACATTCCTGTTAGCGGCGAAGTAATCGCTATAAACGAAGATCTCGAAGACGCACCGGAAAAAGTAAACGAATCTCCTTTTGAAGGCGGCTGGCTTATCAAAGTTAAGCTTTCCGAAGAGCCAAAAGGCCTCCTTTCTGCATCTGAATATGCAGAACTGGTAGCTAACGAAGCACACTAG
- the gcvPA gene encoding aminomethyl-transferring glycine dehydrogenase subunit GcvPA, with amino-acid sequence MPYTPHTAEETQAMLDVIGVRTIEDLFADIPADMRPKSFDLPQGLSEMETCAYFEQLAGKNKTGLVSFLGAGFYNHYIPKAIDNIVGRGEFYTAYTPYQPESSQGTLQAIFEFQTAVCNLLEMDVANASVYDGGTAIFEAMMMAVRAGRKRKKIVIDESVNPIYRVMLDTYTDNIDIDIVVVPHTEGLSNVDALKAAIDADCAAVVVQNPNFFGNVQDFTDLFEHAHANKALGIISVYPVMQSVMKTPGEMGADIAVAEAQSLGQPLSFGGPYLGVMSCTKKMIRQIPGRIVGRTEDVDGKTGYVLTLQAREQHIRRAKATSNICSNQALCALRALIHMSLLGPEGLIRTAELSMERAHYLADRLTMIDGVELLNDAPFGNEFAIRLPINAEEAIEALMDKGFVTGFPAGRYYEGMDNVLLVACTELHSFEQIGVFTELLGGIL; translated from the coding sequence ATGCCGTATACTCCGCACACAGCTGAAGAAACTCAAGCAATGCTTGACGTTATCGGTGTTAGAACCATTGAGGACCTGTTTGCAGATATCCCTGCGGACATGCGTCCTAAAAGCTTTGACCTGCCACAGGGGTTGAGCGAAATGGAAACCTGTGCCTACTTTGAACAGCTTGCCGGTAAAAACAAAACCGGTCTTGTAAGCTTCCTTGGCGCCGGTTTCTACAACCACTATATTCCTAAAGCCATCGACAATATCGTTGGCCGTGGCGAATTCTACACTGCGTACACACCGTACCAGCCTGAATCCTCTCAAGGCACCCTTCAGGCTATTTTTGAATTCCAGACTGCTGTCTGCAATCTCCTCGAAATGGACGTTGCAAACGCTTCTGTTTATGATGGCGGAACCGCTATCTTCGAAGCAATGATGATGGCAGTACGCGCCGGCCGTAAACGCAAGAAAATCGTTATCGATGAAAGCGTTAACCCGATCTACCGCGTGATGCTCGACACCTACACCGACAATATTGATATTGATATCGTAGTAGTGCCGCATACCGAAGGCTTATCCAATGTTGATGCCCTTAAAGCTGCCATTGATGCTGATTGCGCCGCAGTTGTAGTGCAAAACCCTAACTTCTTCGGAAACGTTCAGGACTTCACTGACCTGTTCGAACACGCACATGCCAACAAAGCACTGGGCATCATCTCCGTATATCCTGTTATGCAGTCTGTCATGAAAACTCCTGGTGAAATGGGAGCAGACATCGCAGTTGCAGAAGCTCAGAGCCTTGGCCAACCTCTCTCTTTCGGTGGCCCGTACCTTGGCGTAATGTCCTGTACAAAAAAAATGATCCGCCAGATCCCTGGTCGTATCGTCGGTCGCACCGAAGACGTTGACGGCAAAACAGGCTACGTACTCACACTACAGGCCCGTGAACAGCATATCCGCCGTGCAAAAGCTACCTCCAACATTTGCTCAAACCAGGCATTGTGTGCGCTGCGCGCCCTTATCCATATGTCCCTGCTTGGGCCAGAAGGCCTTATCCGCACTGCTGAACTAAGCATGGAGCGTGCACATTACCTCGCAGACCGCCTCACCATGATTGATGGTGTTGAGCTGCTTAACGATGCACCATTCGGTAACGAATTTGCTATCCGTCTGCCTATCAATGCTGAAGAAGCTATTGAAGCGCTTATGGACAAAGGTTTTGTTACCGGCTTCCCTGCCGGTCGCTACTACGAAGGCATGGACAACGTTCTTCTCGTTGCCTGTACTGAGCTGCATTCATTCGAACAGATTGGTGTATTCACCGAACTGTTGGGAGGTATTCTCTAA
- the gcvPB gene encoding aminomethyl-transferring glycine dehydrogenase subunit GcvPB — translation MKTIFSQSVAGRTACLPPMPEERAERFLPKELMRAKRPALPEVSELDVVRHFTKLSTFNYGVDSNFYPLGSCTMKYNPKYTEYIAALPGYTTPHPALAQLPKGAQYTQGSLETMYEAEQMLCELTGMDAFTSQPMAGANGELTGALVIAAYHKDKGNKKTKIICPDAAHGTNPASAVLAGFEVVNIESKDGMVDPEALEAVLDDDVAAVMMTCPNTLGLFENHLPAIVEKLRKVDALLYYDGANFNAIMGKMRIGDVGFDVVHLNVHKTLGTPHGGGGPGAGPVGVCSRLEPYLPNHRPAKADDGTFYLDTDNPKSIGHMSPFYGSFAVMLKAFAYMVRLGGEGLTRATERAVLNANYMRKRLENHLYIPYDRICMHEFVASASKLHDECGVRALDIAKGLLEKGHHAPTIYFPLIVKECLMFEPTETESKETLDGFLDDLIEIIEAGKKDPESLFSAPHNTPVRRLDETKAAREMVLTDEV, via the coding sequence ATGAAAACCATTTTTTCCCAATCCGTTGCGGGTCGTACTGCTTGCCTGCCGCCAATGCCGGAAGAACGCGCAGAGCGTTTTCTTCCAAAAGAACTTATGCGTGCAAAGCGTCCAGCACTGCCAGAAGTTAGCGAACTCGATGTGGTACGTCATTTCACCAAATTGAGCACTTTCAACTACGGTGTTGATTCCAACTTCTACCCGCTTGGCTCCTGCACAATGAAATATAATCCGAAATATACGGAGTACATTGCTGCACTGCCGGGCTACACGACCCCCCATCCTGCTCTTGCACAGCTTCCTAAAGGTGCCCAGTACACTCAGGGCTCTTTAGAAACCATGTACGAAGCAGAACAGATGCTTTGTGAACTTACCGGCATGGATGCATTCACATCCCAGCCAATGGCAGGTGCTAACGGCGAGCTTACCGGCGCGCTTGTTATCGCTGCGTATCACAAAGACAAGGGTAACAAAAAAACCAAGATCATCTGTCCGGATGCAGCACACGGCACAAACCCAGCTTCTGCTGTGCTCGCAGGTTTTGAAGTTGTTAACATTGAATCCAAAGACGGCATGGTAGACCCAGAAGCTCTTGAAGCCGTTCTTGATGACGATGTAGCAGCAGTTATGATGACCTGTCCGAACACCCTTGGTCTTTTCGAAAATCACCTCCCTGCAATTGTAGAAAAGCTGCGTAAAGTTGATGCCCTCCTCTACTACGATGGTGCTAACTTCAACGCTATTATGGGTAAAATGCGTATCGGCGACGTAGGTTTTGATGTAGTTCACCTGAACGTACACAAAACTCTCGGTACCCCGCACGGCGGCGGTGGCCCTGGTGCCGGCCCTGTTGGTGTATGTTCCCGTCTTGAGCCATACCTGCCGAACCATCGTCCGGCTAAAGCTGACGACGGCACATTCTACCTTGATACAGACAACCCAAAATCCATCGGTCACATGTCACCATTCTACGGCAGCTTTGCGGTAATGCTCAAAGCATTCGCCTACATGGTTCGCCTTGGTGGTGAAGGCCTTACCCGGGCAACAGAACGTGCAGTTCTAAACGCTAACTACATGCGTAAACGTTTAGAGAACCATCTCTACATTCCATACGACCGCATCTGCATGCACGAATTCGTTGCATCAGCCAGCAAACTGCATGACGAATGCGGAGTGCGGGCACTCGACATCGCGAAGGGGCTGTTAGAAAAAGGACACCACGCTCCTACTATCTACTTCCCGCTTATCGTAAAAGAATGCTTGATGTTTGAGCCGACTGAAACTGAAAGCAAAGAAACCCTCGACGGTTTCCTCGACGATCTTATTGAAATCATCGAAGCTGGTAAAAAAGATCCGGAATCCCTTTTCTCTGCACCTCACAACACTCCAGTTCGCCGCCTCGACGAAACTAAGGCTGCGCGTGAAATGGTGTTGACCGATGAAGTATAA
- a CDS encoding dihydrolipoyl dehydrogenase family protein: protein MKYNLVVVGSGPGGLKAATRAASSGLKTALIEKADIGGTCLNWGCIPTKMYLGATASSPLLHTQEKAKTASGSLSFDLPTLMQKKDRFIKGTRSAAEKQLGSLGVDILKGTASFSNPTTLTVTNDEGSTEVAFDKLIIATGSMPTAFPGLEPDGDCVLNSSHVLTLTEAPESLIIVGAGAIGLEMGDFFSRLGTKITIVEALPSLAPTEDPDVGETFRKILKREKWGIRTGEKVQSLKTVNGEAVLTFESGETLTADKALMAAGRKPASESLNPAAAGIECIGAGWIATDDNLLAAENIYAIGDINGRTLLAHAADHQACYAVDHAAGKITAAYDSGPMPACIYGHTEVMRVGPNTADLQKAGHTVETSTSMLVANPIAQSYGSTQGFVKALWVDNKVHGIVAVGHGVSHLVAAATIIVKQQWTQDDVHSIIWAHPTLDEALEMALLAPRKPA from the coding sequence ATGAAGTATAATTTAGTCGTTGTTGGTTCCGGTCCCGGCGGACTTAAAGCAGCCACACGTGCTGCGTCTTCCGGACTGAAAACCGCTCTTATTGAAAAAGCCGATATTGGTGGAACCTGCCTCAACTGGGGGTGTATTCCTACCAAAATGTACCTTGGTGCAACTGCATCCAGTCCGCTGCTGCATACTCAGGAAAAAGCGAAAACAGCCTCAGGAAGTCTTAGTTTTGATCTGCCGACTCTCATGCAGAAAAAAGACCGCTTCATCAAAGGCACCCGCTCCGCTGCAGAAAAGCAACTGGGTAGCCTCGGTGTAGACATACTCAAAGGCACTGCCTCGTTCAGCAACCCGACCACCCTCACCGTTACCAACGATGAAGGCTCTACCGAAGTTGCATTTGATAAGCTGATCATTGCCACAGGTTCCATGCCAACCGCATTTCCGGGGTTGGAACCAGACGGGGACTGTGTCCTCAACTCTTCCCATGTCCTCACGCTTACAGAGGCTCCTGAGTCTCTCATTATTGTAGGCGCAGGTGCAATCGGGCTTGAAATGGGTGATTTCTTCAGCCGGCTCGGCACAAAGATCACCATTGTAGAAGCACTTCCAAGCCTTGCTCCTACTGAAGATCCAGACGTCGGGGAAACCTTCCGTAAGATCCTCAAGCGTGAAAAATGGGGAATTCGTACAGGTGAAAAAGTGCAGAGCCTTAAAACCGTTAACGGTGAAGCTGTGCTTACTTTCGAATCCGGCGAGACTCTCACTGCAGATAAAGCACTTATGGCCGCTGGTAGAAAACCTGCATCCGAATCACTCAACCCTGCCGCAGCAGGTATTGAATGCATCGGCGCAGGCTGGATTGCCACAGACGACAACCTGCTCGCAGCAGAGAACATATACGCCATTGGTGACATCAATGGTCGTACCCTGCTCGCTCACGCAGCAGATCATCAGGCTTGCTATGCCGTAGACCACGCAGCAGGTAAAATTACCGCAGCGTACGATTCCGGCCCAATGCCTGCATGTATCTACGGGCATACAGAAGTTATGCGCGTCGGCCCTAACACTGCTGATTTGCAGAAGGCAGGCCACACCGTGGAAACTTCTACCTCCATGCTTGTTGCAAACCCTATTGCGCAGTCCTATGGCTCTACGCAAGGTTTCGTAAAAGCTCTGTGGGTAGATAATAAAGTGCACGGCATCGTAGCAGTAGGCCACGGGGTATCGCACCTCGTTGCCGCAGCAACCATCATTGTTAAACAACAATGGACTCAGGATGATGTACATTCCATCATCTGGGCACATCCGACGCTCGACGAAGCGCTGGAAATGGCGCTGCTCGCTCCGCGTAAGCCTGCATAG
- a CDS encoding OmpA family protein, with product MTIKRTLLIALSLVLFATSVVQAQEFILQPKVASFNFLIDDSGSMMMHDAQTGMKKIVLAKKVVQMINEAMPPLPYMAAAQTFTPFQPIVGYGPFDPAVMANAVNSITTDKEIRARWTKMGEAFEMLTPMATKMAPKGAVVIATDGVSNMGPDPVEALMGFYNANPQMCVHFISFADTAQGSKTLMELFNLNTCSVMADGKKLLNDPVAFNEFMVDVFYTPVEVVDEVIVIDNVLFHFDSSAILPAARPILNEAAQLILSSGDSTTVIGHTDSVGTAQYNMGLSLRRAMSVRNYLMKQGVPGDLIEVVGKGEFDPEFTNETAEGRRLNRRVTIVLD from the coding sequence ATGACGATTAAGAGAACATTGCTTATCGCGCTTTCTCTTGTGTTGTTTGCTACATCCGTAGTCCAGGCGCAAGAGTTCATCCTTCAACCTAAAGTTGCCAGTTTCAACTTCCTTATTGACGACTCTGGCTCCATGATGATGCACGATGCGCAGACAGGAATGAAAAAGATTGTTCTTGCCAAAAAAGTGGTACAGATGATCAATGAAGCAATGCCGCCATTACCTTACATGGCAGCAGCTCAAACTTTCACTCCTTTCCAACCTATTGTCGGGTACGGACCATTCGACCCTGCAGTAATGGCAAACGCAGTTAACTCCATTACTACAGACAAAGAAATCCGTGCACGTTGGACCAAAATGGGTGAAGCATTTGAAATGCTCACACCTATGGCAACCAAAATGGCACCTAAAGGTGCAGTAGTTATCGCAACTGACGGCGTTAGCAACATGGGCCCAGACCCTGTTGAAGCCCTTATGGGATTCTACAACGCTAACCCACAGATGTGCGTACACTTCATCTCTTTTGCAGACACCGCACAAGGTAGCAAAACTTTGATGGAACTCTTTAACCTTAACACTTGTTCTGTAATGGCAGACGGTAAGAAATTACTTAATGATCCAGTTGCATTTAACGAGTTTATGGTTGACGTATTCTACACTCCAGTCGAAGTTGTTGACGAAGTTATCGTAATTGATAACGTACTCTTCCATTTTGACTCCTCTGCTATCCTTCCTGCAGCACGTCCGATCTTGAATGAAGCAGCACAGCTCATCTTATCAAGTGGCGACAGCACCACTGTTATCGGTCATACCGATTCCGTTGGTACCGCTCAGTACAATATGGGTCTGTCACTTCGCCGTGCAATGTCCGTACGTAACTACCTTATGAAACAAGGTGTACCGGGCGATCTCATCGAAGTAGTTGGTAAAGGTGAATTTGATCCTGAGTTCACAAACGAAACAGCCGAAGGCCGCCGACTCAACCGTCGTGTAACCATCGTGCTTGATTAG
- a CDS encoding Vat family streptogramin A O-acetyltransferase has protein sequence MKESPLFGPDPDDKEPMKGFPQVGYLKNFITSENIIVGDYTYYDDPDGVENFEKNVLYHFPFIGDKLIIGKFCAIARGVTFIMNGANHKVSGLSTYPFQIFGNGWEKVMPESGELPFKGDTVIGNDVWIGYEATIMPGVTVGNGAIIASKAVVTKDVPPYAIVGGNPATILKFRFDETVIEELEDIAWWEWSKEKITHNLEAIVGNDIKMLRRAI, from the coding sequence ATCAAGGAGAGCCCCTTGTTTGGACCAGATCCGGATGACAAAGAACCTATGAAAGGGTTTCCGCAAGTTGGGTATCTTAAAAATTTTATTACCTCTGAAAATATTATTGTCGGGGATTACACTTATTACGATGATCCCGATGGTGTTGAGAATTTCGAAAAGAATGTGCTTTATCACTTCCCCTTCATAGGTGACAAATTAATCATCGGAAAATTTTGCGCAATTGCCCGTGGTGTTACCTTTATTATGAACGGGGCAAACCACAAAGTTTCCGGTTTATCCACCTATCCTTTTCAGATTTTCGGGAATGGCTGGGAAAAGGTGATGCCAGAAAGCGGTGAGTTGCCGTTTAAAGGCGACACTGTCATCGGTAATGACGTGTGGATTGGTTACGAAGCAACTATTATGCCCGGAGTGACTGTCGGAAATGGTGCAATTATCGCCAGCAAAGCTGTTGTCACTAAGGATGTTCCACCATATGCGATAGTCGGTGGAAATCCAGCCACAATACTCAAATTCCGCTTTGATGAAACTGTGATTGAGGAGCTTGAGGATATAGCGTGGTGGGAGTGGTCAAAAGAGAAAATTACTCATAATCTTGAAGCCATCGTTGGCAATGACATCAAGATGTTACGTCGCGCTATCTAG
- a CDS encoding sigma-54-dependent transcriptional regulator has translation MSYNKRLLVIDDEPALRMMVRAVVEDAGWSVAEASSGEAGIEHLASHNVNVVLLDMRMTGIDGSETLAIIQEKYPHLPVIMLTAFGTVGSAVEAMKRGAFDYLSKPADNDELIAVLEKAYTHGRLLAENDNLRKKFIGNDPSEKIIGGCDAMLDMLELIRQVGPTEATVLVMGESGTGKELIAEALHESSNRSAFPMVKVNCAALPGNLLESELFGYVRGAFTGAVKDKPGRFQLAKGGTLFLDEIGEMPIELQAKLLRALQERVVEPLGAVKPIEVDVRIIAATNRNLREAVAKGEFREDLYFRLNVLELISPPLRERFDDLPVLVSRLLDKLGRKNRKSVRGVSPDFMQKLTTHSWPGNVRELENVLERALILSRSEILNVDSLPPLFTNPPKPTPAMQPQFVQQDASQGYGQSNFHVPSSVEFSDQKTVQTGRQNGGMQPDFAPTDFTRTDFSSHSGYNNQAAYSGQQGYNGQQPMPPQNDNRSISRPKTLDDAERQALIEALNANGGHRERTADALGISRRTLQYKLRKYGLTKRS, from the coding sequence ATGTCTTATAATAAACGACTGTTAGTTATAGATGATGAACCTGCGTTGCGTATGATGGTGCGGGCTGTTGTAGAAGATGCAGGCTGGAGCGTTGCGGAGGCAAGCTCCGGTGAGGCCGGCATTGAGCATCTTGCATCACATAACGTTAACGTTGTTCTTTTGGATATGCGGATGACAGGTATCGACGGAAGCGAGACGCTCGCGATTATTCAGGAAAAGTACCCTCATCTGCCTGTTATTATGCTCACCGCTTTCGGCACTGTCGGTTCTGCGGTTGAAGCTATGAAGCGCGGTGCTTTTGATTACCTCAGTAAGCCTGCTGACAACGATGAGCTTATAGCCGTGCTGGAAAAAGCCTATACGCATGGCAGGCTACTCGCAGAAAACGACAATCTACGCAAAAAATTTATCGGTAACGATCCTTCCGAAAAAATCATCGGCGGGTGTGATGCCATGCTGGATATGCTCGAGCTTATCCGTCAGGTCGGCCCGACAGAAGCAACCGTGCTTGTCATGGGTGAGTCCGGTACCGGTAAAGAGCTTATCGCAGAAGCTTTACACGAAAGCAGCAACCGTTCTGCATTCCCGATGGTTAAAGTAAACTGCGCCGCCTTACCGGGAAACTTGCTTGAAAGTGAACTGTTCGGGTACGTACGTGGAGCCTTTACCGGAGCAGTCAAAGACAAGCCGGGTCGGTTCCAGCTTGCCAAAGGGGGCACACTCTTTCTTGATGAGATCGGTGAAATGCCGATTGAGCTGCAAGCAAAGCTCCTTCGTGCCCTGCAAGAGCGTGTGGTGGAGCCGCTTGGTGCGGTTAAGCCAATTGAAGTTGATGTACGCATTATTGCGGCAACAAACCGTAATCTCCGCGAAGCCGTTGCGAAAGGCGAGTTCCGCGAAGATTTATATTTCCGCCTTAACGTGCTGGAGCTTATTTCGCCGCCATTGCGCGAACGTTTTGATGACCTTCCAGTACTCGTCAGCCGTCTTCTTGATAAGCTCGGGCGCAAGAACCGCAAAAGTGTGCGCGGCGTAAGTCCTGATTTCATGCAGAAGCTCACAACCCACTCATGGCCGGGGAACGTGCGCGAACTTGAAAATGTGCTTGAACGTGCGCTTATTCTTTCACGTTCAGAGATTCTTAATGTGGACTCCCTGCCGCCATTATTTACTAACCCGCCAAAGCCTACGCCTGCAATGCAGCCGCAGTTTGTACAGCAGGATGCATCGCAAGGCTATGGACAATCTAATTTTCACGTGCCGTCGAGTGTAGAGTTTTCTGATCAGAAAACAGTTCAGACGGGTAGACAGAACGGGGGTATGCAGCCAGATTTTGCTCCTACAGATTTTACCCGAACCGACTTCAGCAGCCATAGCGGCTATAATAATCAAGCAGCTTATAGTGGCCAGCAAGGGTATAACGGGCAGCAGCCGATGCCTCCGCAGAACGATAACCGCAGTATTTCGCGTCCGAAAACTCTTGATGATGCAGAGCGGCAGGCGCTTATTGAAGCGCTTAACGCCAACGGCGGGCACAGGGAACGTACGGCAGACGCCCTTGGCATCAGCAGACGTACGCTTCAGTACAAGTTGCGTAAGTACGGTTTGACCAAGAGAAGCTAA
- a CDS encoding two-component system sensor histidine kinase NtrB, whose product MEIADLSKERSTIIIAIVTLVTIGLSLIVSTGQTLRQQEEARLQHLKLTARSVLQSVDISLRTGILTQNGQVAGLPSTAKFFRELQRSGEVMFVGLLDEKGGQILSSLEGGASSTILFPQQAIPTMVQTGTWDGIAQFGQHRVFVYAKHSQGLDASPLEPDAPRKDTFLVVGLDMTKHFAVYKGFKQNAMFQAAYILIAAIFTWALAMGLLKRRELAGKALQLERFQARLLDNLPDGLLIVSPDNVIRAANPAAHEVFKAKGSGLAGLSVSALPEDLANCLKKLPEDSKADWEQVTVQGTHLEILSVPLKEHKEAGSRLVLVRDRTRFRELEKSLQDAEKMAALGAIAAGMAHEIRNPLSALRGFAQYFAKKFKGKEPDETYARTMISEADRLNRVITDLLYLSRPRAVQKEEVDLVELAEGISNLLQLDLEGKEVQLDVSLESSYVQADADLLKQTLINLMLNSLDALESAGIDKKQIHIASAYGEDGVWIFVRDNGPGMEKQQIDQALEPFFTTKSKGTGLGLALVNKTMMEHEGKVLIESSAGRGCTIALFFPDVEDEGNYVL is encoded by the coding sequence TGGAAATTGCAGATTTAAGTAAAGAACGAAGCACGATTATTATCGCAATTGTTACCCTTGTTACAATTGGACTTTCGCTCATTGTTTCAACAGGACAAACCCTGCGGCAGCAGGAGGAAGCACGTTTACAGCACCTTAAACTTACTGCGCGCTCTGTACTTCAGTCTGTAGATATCTCGCTCCGTACAGGTATTCTTACACAGAATGGACAAGTGGCGGGGTTGCCAAGCACTGCAAAGTTCTTTCGTGAATTGCAGCGAAGCGGTGAAGTTATGTTTGTGGGTCTGTTGGATGAAAAGGGCGGGCAAATTCTTTCTTCTCTTGAAGGCGGTGCTTCCAGCACCATTCTTTTTCCACAACAGGCTATTCCAACCATGGTGCAGACTGGCACATGGGATGGTATCGCACAGTTTGGTCAGCACCGCGTGTTTGTGTATGCCAAGCATAGTCAGGGACTGGATGCTTCGCCCTTGGAGCCGGATGCTCCGCGTAAAGATACGTTTCTGGTGGTTGGTCTTGATATGACCAAACACTTCGCTGTGTACAAAGGTTTTAAGCAGAACGCGATGTTTCAGGCGGCGTATATTCTTATCGCTGCAATTTTTACATGGGCACTTGCCATGGGGCTGCTTAAACGCCGTGAACTTGCGGGCAAGGCGTTGCAGCTTGAACGTTTTCAGGCTCGATTGCTGGATAACCTGCCGGACGGGCTTCTGATCGTAAGTCCTGACAATGTTATTCGTGCTGCAAACCCTGCTGCACATGAAGTGTTCAAGGCTAAGGGCAGCGGGCTTGCCGGGCTGTCCGTCTCTGCATTGCCGGAAGATTTGGCAAACTGCCTCAAAAAGTTACCGGAAGACTCCAAAGCTGACTGGGAACAGGTAACTGTTCAAGGGACGCATCTCGAAATTTTATCCGTACCGCTCAAAGAGCATAAAGAGGCTGGATCGCGTCTCGTATTAGTCCGTGACAGGACACGGTTCCGCGAACTTGAAAAAAGTCTTCAGGATGCTGAAAAGATGGCAGCACTCGGTGCCATTGCTGCAGGCATGGCACATGAAATTCGTAACCCGCTTAGTGCGTTACGAGGGTTTGCTCAATATTTTGCTAAGAAGTTCAAAGGCAAGGAACCAGATGAAACTTACGCACGGACTATGATTAGCGAAGCTGACAGACTTAACCGTGTAATTACAGATTTGTTGTACCTTTCCCGCCCGCGTGCTGTGCAAAAGGAAGAGGTGGATCTGGTTGAACTTGCAGAAGGAATCAGCAACTTGCTGCAGCTTGATCTGGAAGGCAAAGAAGTACAGCTGGATGTCAGCCTTGAGTCATCCTATGTGCAGGCAGATGCTGATTTGCTTAAACAGACGTTGATCAACCTGATGCTCAATAGTCTGGATGCACTTGAGTCTGCAGGAATTGACAAAAAGCAGATTCATATTGCCTCAGCATATGGCGAAGACGGAGTCTGGATTTTTGTTAGGGATAACGGCCCCGGTATGGAGAAACAGCAGATAGATCAGGCGCTGGAACCGTTCTTTACTACCAAATCAAAAGGCACTGGCCTTGGACTTGCGCTAGTTAACAAAACTATGATGGAGCATGAAGGAAAGGTATTGATTGAATCCAGTGCCGGTCGCGGATGCACCATTGCACTCTTTTTCCCCGACGTGGAAGATGAGGGAAACTATGTCTTATAA